In Coriobacteriia bacterium, the following are encoded in one genomic region:
- a CDS encoding FAD-binding protein — MSYADRSLTSVSRRTFVQAAGVAAGALALGSIASGDARAAEKSSSDDSPALPKDGTYTTSASSFGWTGPMVCDVTFKDGKLTDIQVVSETDSATGEWFASARDLLIPRIIEKQSIAIDGIAGATVSSSAIMMCVAEALDAAGCTDNEAWHGDLPAEEKATQKLDGYDVVVVGLGGSGILSFCAAAYNGAKVFGMEAAGKVGGDSACTYGPMALNSEYLKALYTEGKDYIDEADVYDTWMSYVESDEKADVISEAVHRSGSSLDFFNENFGFEFEGRGLLGSFVRPDWDKLWCVYSADDGNTSWNALGPNKTFQFTRALDRAIELSPDSSYQTELRAEELIIDEAGIVTGVRATAYDGTPYEVYGKNIVLATGGFIGNADMMTEYLGAPTNTLGVTLNNGAGIQMGLAAGGALFGMKALPMIHISQVANIIRSDELTADQKAVLTALALTTEKPMVTIAGEPWGVPGDDGTAVTDVVYAPGYRYYVVYTQADIDGLKEKGLSETQATLTSMFINQGGALPAAGTPVSDIDDILAVGEKYLNVLSGEGAAGLAGVLDMDAATLEATLTDAGVDPTVKLYAVACCGYAYATVGGLNVDANMNVLREDGTPIENLYAVGQDSEGTCNADGKPYTPWGGQAQSWTFVSGQIAGTKAAGAEL; from the coding sequence ATGTCGTACGCTGATCGTTCTCTTACCTCTGTTTCGCGACGCACTTTTGTTCAGGCTGCTGGCGTTGCTGCCGGTGCTCTTGCTCTGGGCTCCATTGCTTCTGGCGACGCAAGGGCAGCAGAGAAATCTTCCTCAGATGACTCGCCTGCTCTGCCAAAGGACGGCACGTATACGACGTCTGCGTCGAGCTTTGGCTGGACAGGCCCGATGGTCTGCGATGTTACGTTTAAGGACGGCAAACTGACCGATATCCAGGTCGTGTCTGAGACGGATAGTGCAACCGGCGAGTGGTTTGCTTCTGCGCGCGACCTGCTCATTCCCCGCATCATTGAGAAGCAGTCTATTGCGATCGATGGCATTGCGGGCGCGACTGTTTCCTCAAGTGCCATCATGATGTGCGTTGCTGAAGCTCTTGATGCTGCTGGCTGCACGGACAATGAGGCATGGCACGGTGATTTACCTGCTGAGGAGAAGGCGACCCAGAAGCTCGACGGATATGACGTCGTTGTTGTTGGCTTAGGAGGTTCCGGCATTCTGTCGTTCTGTGCGGCAGCATATAACGGGGCCAAGGTTTTTGGCATGGAAGCCGCTGGTAAGGTAGGTGGCGACTCTGCTTGCACCTATGGGCCCATGGCGCTGAACAGCGAGTATCTCAAGGCCCTGTATACCGAGGGCAAGGACTACATCGATGAGGCTGATGTCTACGACACGTGGATGTCCTATGTTGAGTCTGATGAGAAAGCCGATGTCATCTCCGAGGCTGTGCACCGGTCTGGTTCTTCGCTCGACTTCTTTAATGAGAACTTCGGTTTCGAGTTTGAGGGGCGCGGCCTTCTCGGTAGCTTTGTTCGCCCTGACTGGGATAAGCTGTGGTGCGTCTACTCGGCGGATGACGGCAACACGTCATGGAACGCCCTGGGCCCCAACAAGACGTTCCAGTTTACGCGTGCGCTCGATAGGGCTATCGAACTGAGCCCTGACTCTTCCTATCAAACGGAGCTTCGCGCTGAGGAACTCATCATTGATGAAGCGGGTATTGTTACAGGAGTGCGTGCGACGGCATATGACGGCACGCCGTATGAGGTCTATGGCAAGAATATCGTACTTGCTACGGGCGGCTTTATAGGCAACGCCGACATGATGACCGAATATCTTGGCGCTCCTACCAATACGCTGGGCGTCACGCTCAACAACGGCGCCGGTATCCAGATGGGCCTCGCGGCGGGTGGCGCGCTCTTTGGTATGAAGGCGCTCCCGATGATCCATATCTCTCAGGTTGCGAACATCATTCGCTCCGACGAGCTGACGGCTGACCAGAAGGCCGTGCTCACCGCGCTTGCTCTGACGACCGAGAAGCCGATGGTGACGATCGCAGGCGAGCCGTGGGGCGTCCCCGGCGACGATGGAACAGCCGTAACCGATGTCGTGTATGCGCCTGGCTATCGCTATTATGTTGTATACACGCAGGCTGATATCGATGGGCTCAAGGAGAAGGGCCTGTCCGAGACGCAGGCGACCCTCACGTCGATGTTCATCAACCAGGGCGGCGCGCTCCCTGCGGCGGGGACGCCTGTCTCTGACATCGATGACATCCTTGCTGTGGGCGAGAAATACCTGAACGTTCTCTCTGGCGAGGGTGCAGCCGGTCTCGCAGGCGTGCTTGATATGGATGCCGCCACGCTTGAGGCGACGCTGACAGATGCAGGTGTTGATCCGACCGTAAAGCTCTATGCAGTAGCGTGCTGCGGGTATGCATATGCGACGGTGGGTGGTCTCAACGTCGACGCGAATATGAACGTGCTGCGGGAGGATGGAACGCCGATCGAGAACCTCTACGCTGTCGGCCAGGACTCTGAGGGCACTTGCAACGCTGACGGCAAGCCTTACACGCCTTGGGGCGGCCAGGCGCAGTCGTGGACGTTCGTTTCCGGTCAGATTGCGGGCACGAAGGCTGCGGGTGCCGAGCTATAG
- the brnQ gene encoding branched-chain amino acid transport system II carrier protein — MTSTTPVHQTVSDTETTPATRSSLSLAQGLVVGMTLFSMFFGAGNLILPPLLGAQAGTDSVAATAGFLVAGIGLPVMGVIATALAGNLTKLGGRVHPAFASVFVILIYLSIGPCLAIPRTSSTSFEMLVPLLPDQAPLEIVRAAFSVAFFVVATVLAMKPGKISRLLGRITGPALIILIVLVVGAALFTPRPDATPAVAPYDSAAGVQGFLTGYQTMDLLASLTFGIVIAQNIRTMGVTSTGGVTREIAKAGLFMGVLMALVYCGLAFVGVAMGPDMPGVTNGAAVLTASANAHFGLVGTIIVAAIFLLACLNVCTGLISCCASYFAETFSRVPYAAWAIGFAAFSCLVSNLGLDAILAFSMPLLGALYPPAIVLVLMGMAHRLFDRFRLSWPLAVGAATVVSVINALRDAFAPGLWTPLDALPLADIGMAWVIPTVVFLVIGMLLSRGKPVSAKPESEE; from the coding sequence ATGACCAGCACAACACCCGTTCATCAGACAGTATCGGATACCGAAACCACCCCAGCCACACGCTCCTCGCTATCCCTCGCACAGGGCCTCGTCGTCGGCATGACGCTGTTCTCGATGTTCTTCGGCGCAGGCAACCTTATCCTGCCTCCGCTGCTCGGCGCCCAAGCCGGCACCGATAGCGTCGCCGCCACGGCGGGCTTCCTCGTCGCCGGAATCGGCCTGCCCGTCATGGGCGTCATCGCGACGGCCCTTGCCGGAAATCTCACGAAGCTCGGAGGGCGCGTTCACCCAGCGTTCGCTTCCGTGTTCGTCATCCTCATCTACCTGTCCATCGGACCATGTCTCGCCATCCCCCGTACGTCGTCCACGTCGTTTGAGATGCTTGTGCCCCTACTGCCCGACCAGGCCCCGCTCGAAATCGTGCGCGCGGCGTTCTCCGTGGCATTCTTCGTTGTGGCAACCGTACTCGCCATGAAGCCGGGCAAGATCTCGCGCCTGCTCGGCCGCATCACGGGGCCGGCACTCATCATCCTGATCGTGCTCGTCGTGGGCGCAGCCCTGTTCACGCCGCGGCCCGACGCGACCCCGGCCGTCGCGCCATACGACAGCGCGGCAGGCGTGCAGGGCTTTCTGACGGGCTACCAGACGATGGACTTGCTCGCATCGCTGACATTTGGCATCGTCATCGCGCAGAACATCCGCACGATGGGCGTGACCAGCACCGGAGGCGTCACACGAGAAATCGCCAAGGCCGGCCTGTTCATGGGCGTACTCATGGCGCTCGTCTACTGCGGACTCGCGTTCGTGGGCGTCGCCATGGGGCCCGACATGCCTGGCGTCACAAACGGTGCCGCCGTGCTCACGGCATCCGCCAACGCGCACTTCGGCCTTGTCGGCACCATCATCGTTGCCGCCATATTCCTTCTGGCGTGCCTCAACGTGTGCACGGGACTCATCAGCTGCTGTGCCTCATACTTTGCCGAGACATTCTCGCGCGTGCCCTACGCCGCCTGGGCCATCGGGTTCGCGGCGTTCAGCTGCCTCGTCTCGAACCTGGGACTCGACGCAATCCTGGCGTTCTCCATGCCGCTGCTCGGCGCGCTGTATCCGCCGGCCATCGTGCTCGTGCTCATGGGCATGGCACACCGCCTGTTCGACCGATTCCGCCTGTCCTGGCCCTTGGCCGTAGGCGCTGCCACCGTCGTCAGCGTGATCAACGCCCTGCGCGACGCCTTCGCACCCGGCCTGTGGACACCGCTCGACGCGCTGCCCCTGGCCGACATCGGCATGGCGTGGGTCATCCCCACTGTCGTCTTCCTGGTGATCGGCATGCTGCTCTCGCGCGGAAAGCCCGTGTCGGCAAAGCCGGAGAGCGAGGAATAA
- a CDS encoding ArsC family transcriptional regulator, translated as MNIQIFGTKKSFDTKKAERYFKERRIKYQFIDLREKGLSKGELTSVAQAAGGLDALIDPKAKDEDFLALLRYTPEAMRMEKVLENQYVLREPIVRNGRQATVGYQPDVWKGWE; from the coding sequence GTGAATATTCAAATCTTCGGCACGAAGAAAAGTTTTGACACCAAGAAGGCGGAGCGCTACTTCAAGGAGCGTCGCATCAAATACCAGTTCATTGACCTGCGAGAGAAGGGGCTGAGCAAGGGGGAGCTGACCTCGGTGGCCCAGGCGGCGGGCGGGCTGGACGCCCTCATCGATCCCAAGGCAAAGGACGAGGACTTCCTCGCGCTGCTGCGCTACACCCCGGAGGCCATGCGCATGGAGAAGGTGCTCGAGAATCAGTACGTCCTGCGTGAACCCATCGTGCGCAATGGCCGTCAGGCCACGGTTGGCTATCAGCCTGACGTCTGGAAGGGGTGGGAGTAA
- a CDS encoding ferric reductase-like transmembrane domain-containing protein, which yields MTFLVVLLVTVALVCVLKQPIKRWPLLFYGIAVALVVLFIADTYLTIPRFIHQGLLVLIHRCMLATALFAIVMYIGALPHGSKARGYLMPIRGELSVIAWILSLGHVAMYITPYVTMASRGLTGANAHIFLSLAVALIVFVLLILLGVTSFATVKRRMKARSWKRLQMLAYPFFVLVYVHLMIILLPSALLGGRTAQASVVVYSVLFIGYIVLRIYRAVQDRKDAAISVAGCEAA from the coding sequence ATGACGTTTCTCGTGGTACTGCTGGTGACAGTGGCGCTTGTCTGCGTACTCAAACAGCCGATCAAGCGATGGCCGTTGCTGTTCTACGGGATTGCAGTTGCTCTTGTCGTGCTGTTTATTGCCGACACGTACCTGACGATTCCGCGTTTTATTCACCAAGGGCTGCTTGTTCTCATACATAGGTGCATGCTTGCGACGGCGCTGTTTGCTATCGTCATGTACATCGGGGCGCTGCCGCATGGTTCGAAGGCGCGCGGCTATCTGATGCCCATCCGCGGCGAGCTCTCTGTCATCGCATGGATTTTATCGCTGGGGCATGTGGCGATGTATATCACGCCGTACGTGACGATGGCGTCGCGCGGCCTCACGGGGGCGAACGCGCACATTTTCCTGTCTCTCGCAGTAGCCCTTATCGTGTTCGTCCTTCTCATCCTCTTGGGCGTCACGTCGTTTGCCACGGTGAAGCGTCGCATGAAGGCGCGGTCGTGGAAGCGTCTGCAGATGCTGGCCTACCCGTTCTTCGTGCTCGTGTACGTGCACCTGATGATCATCCTGCTGCCATCGGCCCTGCTGGGTGGTAGGACTGCTCAGGCAAGCGTCGTCGTGTATTCCGTGCTGTTCATTGGGTACATCGTGCTGAGGATCTACCGAGCTGTGCAGGATCGCAAGGACGCGGCCATCTCGGTGGCGGGATGCGAGGCGGCGTAA
- a CDS encoding DUF364 domain-containing protein, with the protein MWELYDALIEAARREMSHAPAKGSTGEDKAAAINHSPTVTAARISPIWTTVRAALDALSEDAPAAGTIGLALTLDEPSGRHPTRCGNLAGTPLTELMADVKSWNFADASLGLAAINAVVNRPEAFPTTNDNPRVIVGERTGIFGGFEQLVHGRRVCLVGHAPFAERLAHICELTILERIPREGDLPDPACEYVLPSQDFAFITASALINKTMPRLLELSERATTVVWGPSSTLSPALLAAGVDAILGNVVTDAQAVERITGEGGLTRQFSTHLEPVALFASAALAERYRGAMANPLPVR; encoded by the coding sequence ATGTGGGAGCTATACGACGCGTTGATTGAGGCAGCACGCCGCGAAATGTCGCACGCCCCCGCCAAGGGTTCCACAGGGGAAGACAAAGCCGCAGCCATCAATCACTCGCCGACCGTGACGGCCGCTCGCATCTCCCCCATCTGGACAACCGTTCGGGCGGCGCTGGACGCGCTTTCAGAGGACGCACCTGCAGCCGGCACCATTGGACTCGCGCTCACACTCGACGAGCCCTCCGGAAGGCATCCCACCCGCTGCGGAAATCTTGCTGGCACGCCCCTAACCGAGCTCATGGCCGACGTGAAATCCTGGAACTTCGCCGACGCGTCGCTTGGCCTTGCTGCCATAAATGCCGTTGTGAACCGGCCCGAGGCATTCCCCACCACCAATGATAACCCCCGTGTCATCGTTGGCGAGCGCACCGGCATCTTTGGCGGATTCGAGCAACTGGTGCACGGCAGGCGCGTCTGCCTCGTCGGTCACGCACCCTTCGCTGAGCGCCTCGCCCACATATGCGAGCTCACCATACTCGAGCGCATACCCAGGGAGGGCGACTTGCCCGATCCCGCCTGCGAGTATGTACTACCCAGCCAGGACTTCGCATTCATCACGGCGTCAGCCCTTATCAACAAGACAATGCCTCGGCTACTCGAGCTGTCCGAACGCGCGACAACCGTCGTCTGGGGCCCGAGCTCCACGCTTAGCCCTGCCCTGCTTGCCGCCGGAGTCGACGCCATCCTCGGCAACGTCGTCACCGACGCCCAAGCCGTCGAGCGCATCACCGGTGAGGGAGGTCTCACCCGGCAGTTCTCGACCCATCTCGAGCCCGTCGCCCTCTTTGCCAGCGCAGCCCTTGCCGAACGGTACCGCGGCGCAATGGCCAACCCTCTTCCCGTTCGCTAA
- a CDS encoding ABC transporter substrate-binding protein — MHNQHSQNGHVNASHTQRHQLSRRNFVGGIAALGGAALVVPALAVAADSTSDAKDAPTGSNAQDGQAGGTHVVNDLAGIDVELPVDIKHAAVMVHPSFESVIMLGAWDQVALTGNKNGQSGWSKVVCPAYANVPAVENAQEPNLEELSSAGVDVVFFWDSYPDTIEKIKDLGIPVFTTQVANSGVQNWEQFLTFKKHEITGVAEVFGGEAIERAKRWCDWVDKRAELITSKTSKIAKEDLPTVYYVRGPEATTAHGGVSNTRWLVDMAGGDLVTKDLDQTMVDVTMEQIIQWNPSHIVMGRVDNKELVTEDPNFAPIKAVQDGNVFVNLHGLGPTDYCSDCFLLMEQIAKDLHPDLFEDLDMVAEVKDFFHEFYGYDLTDDEAQRVLTYQPPASENK, encoded by the coding sequence ATGCACAATCAGCACAGCCAAAACGGCCACGTCAACGCCAGCCACACGCAGCGCCACCAGCTCAGCCGGCGAAACTTCGTCGGAGGCATCGCCGCTCTCGGAGGCGCGGCCCTCGTCGTCCCCGCCCTCGCCGTGGCCGCAGACTCGACGTCCGACGCCAAGGACGCGCCCACAGGCTCGAATGCCCAAGACGGGCAGGCGGGCGGCACCCACGTCGTTAACGACCTCGCCGGCATCGACGTCGAGTTGCCGGTCGACATCAAGCACGCCGCCGTCATGGTGCACCCGAGCTTTGAGTCCGTCATCATGCTCGGCGCGTGGGACCAAGTCGCCCTCACCGGCAACAAGAACGGCCAGTCAGGCTGGTCCAAGGTCGTTTGCCCTGCGTATGCCAACGTTCCCGCCGTTGAGAATGCGCAGGAGCCCAACCTCGAAGAGCTCTCGAGCGCCGGCGTCGACGTCGTATTCTTTTGGGACTCCTATCCCGACACGATCGAAAAGATCAAGGACCTAGGCATCCCCGTCTTCACGACGCAGGTCGCCAACAGCGGCGTGCAGAACTGGGAGCAGTTCCTCACGTTCAAGAAGCACGAGATCACCGGCGTGGCCGAGGTCTTTGGCGGCGAAGCCATCGAGCGTGCCAAGCGCTGGTGCGACTGGGTGGACAAGCGCGCCGAGCTCATCACAAGCAAGACATCCAAGATCGCCAAAGAAGATCTGCCAACCGTCTACTACGTCCGCGGCCCGGAAGCCACGACGGCACACGGCGGCGTCTCCAACACGCGTTGGCTCGTAGACATGGCAGGCGGTGACCTCGTGACGAAGGATCTCGACCAGACGATGGTCGATGTCACGATGGAGCAAATCATCCAGTGGAATCCCTCCCACATTGTCATGGGGCGCGTCGACAACAAGGAGCTCGTCACCGAGGATCCTAACTTCGCGCCGATCAAGGCGGTCCAGGATGGCAACGTCTTCGTCAACCTGCACGGCCTCGGCCCGACCGACTACTGCTCCGACTGTTTCCTGCTCATGGAGCAGATCGCGAAGGATCTGCACCCCGACCTCTTTGAAGACCTGGACATGGTGGCCGAGGTCAAGGACTTCTTCCATGAGTTCTACGGCTACGATCTCACCGACGACGAGGCACAGCGCGTACTAACGTACCAGCCGCCGGCAAGCGAGAACAAATAA
- a CDS encoding FAD-dependent oxidoreductase, with protein sequence MELTRRTLISGLAATGLAASAFAALPALASEAGAGVQVGFGTGIGAKGDVPVAVVVENGAISAILCGDNIESRGPGQTAIQLMPARIVEAQSTNVDTVSGATLTSLAILSAVREALEGLGLADQFDVEAPTASVKRADEDVDVVIVGAGGAGMTCALQLVCPEFDGVKNDLNVLVLEKLDFAGGSTALAGGSTSVIDGLRASDVSGCHSTAEDLVDLLRVRNSWGVNEPLALAIASKSVDTVQKFVEFGGPFTTSTGGVQSRSGHSYQTVGASGHIQLRQPDGSTRALTNEGGHALADFLETKLRQLGVEIRCGAAATELVMDGSAVAGVRVKEGDASYVVHAKKTVLACGGFVQNADAMKEINGELIPSYIPWCTAGSTGDAFAMTADLDIPHCGEGALLYFGTDARNGIFSSLNNAYRGRHAVIVNELGKRVGDESGDEFEFAYNIAQAPNGHLFAIIDADSENAETFEQWVEAGNVKRADTLEELAEVCDIDADALVATVETYNADSEAGADSVFGTPAESMYPVRTAPFYAGEIVPCVIGGLVGLQVNESCQPVTSAGEPVENLYAVGEVCEGGNIMSKLYSGGYSIMTALNSGRIAAEHIAQSF encoded by the coding sequence ATGGAACTGACCCGCCGCACGCTCATCTCCGGCCTTGCCGCAACTGGCCTGGCCGCTTCCGCATTCGCCGCCCTGCCTGCGCTGGCAAGCGAGGCGGGTGCGGGCGTTCAAGTTGGCTTCGGCACCGGCATTGGCGCAAAAGGCGACGTGCCCGTAGCTGTCGTCGTCGAGAACGGAGCAATCTCTGCCATCCTGTGCGGCGACAACATCGAGTCGCGCGGCCCCGGCCAAACCGCCATCCAGCTCATGCCCGCCCGCATCGTCGAAGCACAGTCCACCAACGTCGACACCGTGTCCGGCGCCACGCTCACCTCACTCGCCATCCTGTCAGCCGTCCGCGAGGCACTCGAGGGGCTCGGGCTGGCAGACCAATTTGACGTCGAGGCCCCGACCGCTTCCGTCAAACGCGCCGACGAGGACGTCGATGTCGTCATCGTCGGCGCGGGTGGCGCCGGCATGACGTGCGCGCTCCAGCTCGTCTGCCCCGAGTTTGACGGCGTTAAGAACGACCTCAACGTGCTCGTGCTCGAGAAGCTTGACTTCGCCGGTGGCTCGACGGCGCTGGCAGGTGGCAGCACATCCGTCATCGACGGGCTGAGGGCAAGCGACGTCTCGGGCTGCCACAGCACGGCAGAGGACCTCGTCGATCTGCTGCGCGTTCGCAACTCCTGGGGCGTCAACGAGCCGCTCGCCCTGGCCATCGCCTCGAAGAGCGTCGACACCGTGCAGAAATTCGTCGAGTTCGGCGGCCCGTTCACGACGAGCACCGGCGGCGTGCAGAGCCGCTCCGGTCACAGCTACCAGACGGTCGGTGCGTCCGGCCACATCCAGCTGCGCCAGCCCGACGGCTCGACGCGTGCCCTCACAAACGAGGGCGGCCATGCGCTGGCGGACTTCCTCGAGACAAAGCTGCGCCAGCTTGGCGTCGAGATCCGCTGCGGAGCGGCCGCGACCGAGCTCGTCATGGACGGCAGCGCCGTTGCGGGCGTCCGTGTGAAGGAAGGCGACGCCTCCTACGTCGTGCACGCAAAGAAGACCGTGCTCGCCTGCGGCGGCTTCGTTCAGAACGCCGATGCGATGAAGGAGATCAACGGGGAGCTCATCCCAAGCTACATCCCCTGGTGCACCGCAGGCTCTACGGGCGATGCCTTTGCGATGACCGCCGACCTCGACATCCCACACTGCGGTGAGGGCGCCCTGCTCTACTTCGGCACGGACGCGCGCAACGGAATCTTCAGCTCGCTGAACAACGCATATCGTGGCCGGCATGCCGTCATCGTTAACGAGCTGGGCAAGCGTGTGGGCGACGAGTCGGGCGACGAGTTCGAGTTCGCATACAACATCGCACAGGCACCGAACGGCCACCTCTTCGCGATCATTGACGCCGACAGCGAGAACGCCGAAACGTTCGAGCAGTGGGTCGAGGCAGGCAACGTCAAGCGTGCCGACACGCTCGAGGAGCTTGCCGAAGTATGCGACATCGACGCCGACGCACTCGTCGCAACCGTAGAGACGTACAACGCCGACAGCGAGGCAGGCGCCGACAGCGTCTTTGGCACGCCAGCCGAGAGCATGTATCCCGTGCGCACGGCACCGTTCTACGCTGGCGAGATCGTTCCGTGCGTTATCGGCGGTCTTGTGGGTCTGCAGGTCAACGAGAGCTGCCAGCCGGTCACGTCGGCGGGTGAACCTGTCGAAAACCTCTACGCCGTGGGCGAGGTTTGCGAAGGCGGCAACATCATGTCCAAGCTGTATTCCGGCGGCTACAGCATCATGACGGCTCTCAACAGCGGCCGCATTGCCGCCGAACACATCGCGCAGAGCTTCTAG
- a CDS encoding helix-turn-helix transcriptional regulator — translation MQDVRMIPGELPFLLAYVCLGAWTALAINMQAILDPLAKGADFGLTLLLAWMSGRFACAALVSLLGGRTFLRFDRAVLQGASLAFVELGTVMLACAANGWLGSPALTWVGAGVAGAGIELANLLWLELLSRGSFSSARVVIIADAGFKALVSTMVFVPLGIALAACLVLPVLGALCYVRVLRSRGRSEETVVAADGAQYRLSWRTAVPVGVGVALLYFGSHVMQGFPVEPALGSMPAGLELWSVVVGRWVALFVLVLLLTWADEMRFEVLFSGAALVAIGGFLGILSDAMPQGYAVFCALTMAACVVAGKAFDLVMVSVSGHANVPALRVLALGEAVVSASHLLSIVAAMVLADVLTGADAAGTLHIVCVACVALLAVSGMWLLRDRVINAFLWERGGAEAGEDTGVDGCRSVAESGSRAVERLAQEHGLSGRETEVAALLLAGRSIPYVADELSVSESTAKTYVGRIYRKCDVHSRQDFITLAHCG, via the coding sequence ATGCAAGATGTGCGAATGATTCCCGGCGAGCTACCGTTTCTTCTGGCATATGTGTGCTTGGGAGCGTGGACGGCCCTCGCTATCAACATGCAGGCCATTCTGGATCCCCTGGCGAAAGGCGCCGATTTCGGCCTGACGCTGTTGCTGGCGTGGATGTCAGGAAGGTTTGCTTGCGCTGCCCTGGTGTCCCTTCTTGGAGGACGGACGTTTTTGCGTTTCGATCGCGCCGTGCTACAGGGCGCGTCGCTTGCGTTCGTGGAGCTGGGGACGGTGATGCTGGCATGCGCCGCAAATGGGTGGCTCGGCTCGCCTGCCCTGACGTGGGTCGGGGCGGGTGTTGCCGGGGCGGGAATCGAGCTGGCAAACCTGCTGTGGCTTGAGCTTCTGTCGCGCGGGAGTTTTTCCTCGGCTCGGGTGGTCATCATCGCGGATGCAGGCTTCAAAGCGCTCGTCTCTACGATGGTTTTCGTGCCGCTCGGTATCGCACTTGCTGCGTGTCTTGTTCTGCCTGTCCTTGGGGCACTGTGTTACGTTCGCGTGCTACGTTCTCGTGGCCGCAGCGAGGAGACGGTCGTCGCAGCTGATGGGGCGCAGTATCGCCTTTCGTGGAGGACAGCAGTTCCCGTTGGGGTTGGCGTGGCGCTGCTGTACTTCGGTTCGCATGTCATGCAGGGTTTTCCGGTCGAGCCTGCACTCGGATCGATGCCCGCAGGTCTTGAGTTGTGGTCTGTCGTCGTCGGCCGGTGGGTCGCGCTTTTTGTGCTTGTGCTGCTGCTCACCTGGGCTGACGAGATGCGCTTCGAGGTGCTCTTTTCTGGGGCAGCTCTCGTTGCGATCGGTGGCTTTCTCGGCATTCTGTCCGATGCGATGCCTCAGGGCTACGCTGTGTTTTGCGCACTCACGATGGCGGCATGCGTTGTGGCAGGCAAGGCGTTCGATCTCGTCATGGTGTCGGTTTCTGGTCACGCCAACGTGCCAGCCTTGCGCGTACTCGCGTTGGGAGAGGCTGTTGTCAGCGCCAGTCACCTGCTCAGTATCGTTGCAGCAATGGTTCTGGCTGATGTCTTGACGGGTGCCGATGCGGCTGGAACGCTCCATATCGTATGCGTGGCGTGCGTTGCACTTCTGGCGGTTTCGGGTATGTGGCTGCTGCGCGATCGCGTCATCAACGCGTTTCTGTGGGAGCGCGGGGGCGCCGAGGCGGGTGAGGATACCGGCGTGGATGGATGTCGGAGCGTTGCGGAGAGCGGTTCGCGCGCTGTGGAGCGCTTGGCGCAAGAGCACGGCCTGTCTGGGCGGGAGACGGAGGTGGCAGCCCTTCTTCTGGCGGGTCGGAGCATCCCGTATGTCGCGGACGAGCTGAGCGTGAGCGAGTCGACGGCCAAAACGTATGTTGGCCGCATCTATCGAAAGTGCGATGTCCACAGCCGGCAGGACTTCATTACGCTGGCGCATTGCGGGTAG